Proteins encoded by one window of Desulfomicrobium macestii:
- a CDS encoding TonB-dependent receptor plug domain-containing protein, protein MPRFQLALLLFLALVAAQPALAQEPEYALGEIVVTSDKPGVDDVTNITEVTAKDIETRGATTLNEAIQMLPGVYIRTAADGTPRIDIRGFRTRHIKLLINGVPFQSTYDGQFDPASIPAENISRIILTKGASSVLYGSGGTAAVINIITKGGNQGMHGSVGLRAGQEDSYLGKASLSGGNEKGFFFGSVSRLNSNGYLISDDFDKNEAQDSDRRENSDRERNSFFFNGAYNIDASTQLGAVFSYTGGSYGKPPSVITDSTDPFGKTAKYERLEDYSDLAAQFNLRHEFDFPLTIATAVYANQRNELTKGYDDDSYSTTDLSGSSKSDSTSTIAGTNMRASYDFDAYGVLTAALSGENQSWEETGFTKKKKGETIIDTDKDLQEYSAAMEYTITPIEQVTLVAGGGYVAQTGPESETATDWTYLLGASYRPFEGTTISANHARKVRFASIRNLFDATSGNPDLEPEVARHFEIGLDQELPFKTVFTGSVYRTYAENLIEKDDTTDIYENYEEYLLEGFEVGLENRFFDSFWARASYGYLHSEDKSDNSERDELQYRPRDTVALEAQYTCPFGTALYAGVRYVANQYTYNDDATEKKRMDDFTVVDLKISQSFLDKALSVYAGVNNLFDEDYEESYGFPRPGRTLYCGIDYAF, encoded by the coding sequence ATGCCCCGATTCCAACTGGCCCTCCTGCTGTTCCTCGCCCTGGTCGCAGCCCAACCCGCCCTTGCCCAAGAGCCTGAATATGCTCTGGGCGAAATTGTCGTGACTTCCGACAAACCGGGCGTGGACGACGTGACCAACATCACCGAGGTCACGGCCAAGGACATTGAAACCCGTGGCGCGACGACCCTGAACGAGGCCATCCAGATGCTCCCCGGCGTGTACATCCGCACGGCCGCCGATGGAACTCCGCGCATCGACATCAGAGGCTTCCGAACCAGGCACATCAAGCTTCTGATCAACGGCGTGCCCTTCCAGTCCACCTATGACGGCCAGTTCGATCCTGCATCCATCCCTGCCGAGAACATTTCCCGCATCATCCTGACCAAGGGCGCGAGTTCGGTGTTGTACGGTTCCGGCGGCACGGCAGCCGTCATCAACATCATCACCAAGGGCGGCAACCAGGGCATGCACGGCTCCGTGGGCCTTCGTGCCGGGCAGGAAGATTCCTACCTAGGCAAGGCATCCCTCTCCGGCGGCAACGAAAAGGGATTTTTCTTCGGCAGCGTGAGCCGGCTCAATTCCAACGGCTACCTGATTTCCGACGATTTCGACAAAAACGAGGCCCAGGACTCCGACCGCCGCGAGAACAGCGACCGTGAGCGCAACAGCTTCTTCTTCAACGGCGCCTACAACATCGACGCAAGCACCCAGCTTGGCGCCGTCTTCTCGTACACCGGCGGAAGCTACGGGAAGCCGCCGTCCGTCATCACCGACAGCACCGACCCCTTTGGCAAGACGGCCAAGTACGAGCGCCTGGAAGACTACAGCGACCTGGCTGCCCAGTTCAACCTGCGCCACGAGTTCGATTTTCCGCTGACCATCGCCACGGCCGTCTATGCGAACCAGCGCAACGAACTGACCAAGGGCTACGACGACGATTCTTACAGCACGACCGACCTGAGCGGCTCTTCCAAGAGCGACTCCACCAGCACCATCGCCGGCACGAACATGCGTGCCAGCTACGACTTCGACGCATACGGCGTCCTGACCGCGGCCCTGAGCGGCGAGAACCAGAGCTGGGAAGAAACCGGGTTCACCAAGAAGAAGAAAGGCGAGACCATCATCGATACGGATAAGGACCTGCAGGAATACTCTGCGGCCATGGAATACACCATCACTCCCATCGAACAGGTGACCCTGGTGGCCGGCGGCGGCTACGTGGCCCAGACCGGCCCCGAGTCCGAAACCGCGACGGACTGGACCTACCTCCTCGGCGCCAGCTACCGGCCCTTCGAAGGCACGACCATCTCCGCCAACCACGCCCGCAAGGTGCGCTTCGCCTCCATCCGCAACCTCTTCGACGCCACCTCCGGCAACCCGGACCTGGAACCGGAGGTGGCCCGCCACTTCGAGATCGGCCTGGACCAGGAACTGCCCTTCAAGACCGTGTTCACCGGCTCCGTGTACCGTACGTATGCCGAGAACCTCATCGAGAAGGACGACACGACCGATATCTACGAGAACTATGAGGAATACCTCCTCGAAGGCTTCGAAGTGGGTCTGGAAAACAGGTTCTTCGACTCCTTCTGGGCCCGGGCGAGCTACGGCTACCTGCATTCCGAAGACAAGTCCGACAACTCCGAACGCGACGAACTGCAGTACCGTCCGCGCGACACCGTGGCCCTGGAGGCCCAGTACACCTGCCCCTTCGGCACCGCTCTGTATGCCGGAGTCCGGTACGTGGCCAACCAGTACACCTACAA
- a CDS encoding ABC transporter ATP-binding protein — protein MKDKDNSALGRSLWRLVRFARPHARRIGLGLAANAGARFFDLLPMIVVGRVVDTVAGALREGQVLAGADFAWAGLLVLGTFAGLAVFQSVSDYTLDSAAQRIRHDLRVDLYTHVQKLDVSYFESRQTGDIMAVLAGDVDNLERFFSDTSTSIVRLLITFTGIYGILFWMDYHLALLLLAPMPIAIWAVRFFATRVAPQYRKARKAVGDINAILENNLQGMNVIQAYSAQDHQTGRIRLRSEEYRDAAIRAARERARFVPLLYGVAGIGYALLIGGGGWMTFAGIGPSVGDFTTFVLLAMRLILPLFVFGMLINQIQQSEASALRINEIFDTTPTVRDQAKAYPLDGELRRVEVRDVCFAYPEREKVLCGINLCLERGRVLGVVGPTGAGKSSLAKLMLRYYDPLDGQILANGRELSSVTLDSWRGRIGYVSQEAYLFHGTVSENIRLGSPLASDDDVVRAADMAGAGEFIAALPQGYETMVGDRGMKLSGGQRQRISLARAILRDPEFLILDEATSSVDTRTEEVIQNNLKNLRAERITLAIAHRLSTVRHCDEIVVVVDGIIVERGTHGELVAAGGVYAGLWQVQSGE, from the coding sequence ATGAAAGATAAAGACAACAGTGCTTTGGGTCGTTCTCTGTGGCGGCTGGTGCGTTTTGCCCGCCCGCATGCGCGGCGCATAGGCCTCGGGCTTGCCGCCAATGCGGGGGCACGATTTTTCGACCTTCTGCCCATGATCGTGGTCGGGCGCGTGGTGGATACCGTGGCCGGGGCTCTGCGTGAAGGGCAGGTCCTGGCTGGCGCCGATTTTGCTTGGGCAGGCCTTCTGGTGCTGGGTACTTTTGCCGGGCTGGCCGTGTTTCAGAGCGTCAGCGACTACACCCTGGACTCGGCGGCGCAGCGGATTCGCCACGACCTGCGCGTGGATCTCTACACCCATGTGCAGAAGCTGGACGTGTCCTACTTCGAATCCCGCCAGACCGGCGACATCATGGCCGTGCTGGCCGGGGATGTGGACAATCTGGAGCGCTTCTTCTCCGACACGTCCACGAGCATCGTGCGTCTGCTTATAACCTTCACCGGAATCTACGGCATCCTCTTCTGGATGGACTACCACCTTGCGCTGCTGCTCCTTGCGCCCATGCCCATCGCCATCTGGGCCGTGCGCTTCTTCGCCACCCGCGTCGCCCCGCAGTACCGCAAGGCGAGAAAGGCCGTCGGCGACATCAACGCCATCCTGGAAAACAACCTCCAGGGCATGAACGTCATCCAGGCATATTCCGCGCAGGACCACCAGACCGGCCGCATCCGTCTTCGATCCGAGGAATATCGCGACGCTGCCATCCGCGCCGCCCGCGAGCGGGCGCGATTCGTGCCCCTGCTCTACGGGGTGGCGGGGATTGGATACGCGCTCCTGATCGGCGGAGGCGGGTGGATGACATTCGCGGGCATCGGCCCCAGCGTGGGCGATTTCACGACTTTCGTGCTCCTGGCCATGCGCCTCATTCTGCCCCTTTTCGTCTTCGGCATGCTCATCAATCAGATCCAGCAGTCCGAAGCTTCGGCCCTGCGCATCAACGAAATTTTCGATACGACGCCCACGGTGCGCGATCAGGCCAAGGCCTACCCTCTTGACGGGGAACTTCGCCGGGTCGAGGTCCGCGATGTCTGCTTTGCCTATCCGGAGCGCGAGAAGGTTCTGTGCGGAATAAATCTGTGTCTTGAGCGCGGCCGGGTGCTGGGCGTGGTCGGTCCCACCGGGGCGGGCAAGAGCTCCCTCGCCAAGCTCATGCTGCGCTACTACGATCCTTTGGATGGGCAAATTCTGGCCAACGGTCGCGAGCTGTCTTCCGTGACTCTGGACTCATGGCGGGGGCGCATCGGCTATGTTTCGCAGGAGGCCTATCTGTTTCACGGCACGGTGTCCGAGAATATCCGTCTCGGGTCGCCGCTGGCCTCGGATGACGATGTTGTGCGGGCGGCGGACATGGCCGGAGCCGGTGAATTCATCGCCGCATTGCCGCAAGGATACGAAACCATGGTCGGGGACCGGGGCATGAAACTTTCCGGCGGACAGCGGCAGCGCATCTCCCTGGCGCGGGCCATCCTGCGCGATCCGGAGTTTCTGATCCTGGACGAAGCCACCTCCAGCGTGGACACGCGCACGGAGGAGGTCATTCAGAACAATCTCAAAAACCTGCGCGCCGAACGCATCACCCTGGCCATCGCGCACCGTTTGTCCACGGTGCGGCACTGCGACGAGATCGTCGTGGTCGTGGACGGCATCATCGTCGAGCGTGGAACGCACGGGGAACTGGTGGCGGCGGGCGGCGTTTATGCGGGGTTGTGGCAGGTGCAGAGCGGAGAATAG
- the htpG gene encoding molecular chaperone HtpG yields the protein MSQAQQFEFKTEIKQLLDIITHSIYTSREIFLRELVSNASDALDKLRFEQARSAEIANPDLELQISITADEENHTLTIADTGVGMTMDELVRNIGTIAHSGSAEFIRQAMADQANSSNIIGRFGVGFYSVFMVADKVTIRTRSFDPAAKAVEWSSDGLGTYTVAELEEDLPRGTTLTLQLKEDGKEFAEKNRITSIIKKHSNFISFPILVQGEKANTVQALWRENKFSITPEQYTEFYKFLTYDQEEPLDTLHMSVDAPVQFSALAFVPPRSQDTFGFDRENYGLDLYVRRVLIQSKNKDLIPEYLGFMRGVVDTEDLPLNISRETLQENLLIRKIATTLTKQILSHLKKLGQDKDRYVKFWNEHAKRFKLGYADFANQEAFGELLRFNSSRHEDKDGLISLEEYIEAAKEGQKEIYYISGPSREAIEQNPHLEIFRAKGLEVLYLYEPVDEFVMDSLRKFKEFELKATENADITNIEKYADSAEKKDKPEELSKEESQDMDRFLKRVQEILGDRITEARISKRLSQSPSCLVSPDGSTSQMHKIMQLVTKDTSIPKKVFEINQDHKLVRNLLSVFAKDEKDEFVATVIEQLYESALLMDGYLADPHKMVNRLNKLMEDSSAWYKEREEK from the coding sequence ATTCCATCTACACAAGCCGGGAAATATTTCTGCGAGAGCTGGTCTCCAACGCCTCGGATGCCCTCGACAAGCTGCGCTTCGAGCAGGCCCGCTCGGCCGAGATCGCAAACCCCGATCTTGAACTGCAGATCTCCATCACCGCGGACGAGGAAAACCACACCCTCACCATCGCGGACACCGGCGTCGGCATGACCATGGATGAACTGGTCCGCAATATCGGCACCATCGCCCATTCCGGGTCCGCCGAATTCATCCGCCAGGCCATGGCCGACCAGGCCAACTCCTCCAATATCATCGGCCGCTTCGGCGTGGGCTTCTATTCGGTCTTCATGGTCGCCGACAAGGTCACCATCCGCACCCGTTCCTTCGACCCGGCTGCCAAGGCCGTGGAATGGTCCTCCGACGGGCTCGGCACCTACACCGTAGCCGAACTGGAAGAGGATCTGCCGCGCGGCACGACCCTGACCCTTCAGCTCAAGGAAGACGGCAAGGAGTTCGCGGAAAAGAACCGCATCACGTCCATCATCAAGAAGCACTCCAATTTCATATCCTTCCCCATCCTGGTCCAGGGCGAGAAGGCCAACACCGTGCAGGCACTGTGGCGCGAAAACAAGTTCTCCATCACCCCCGAACAGTACACGGAGTTCTACAAGTTCCTGACCTACGACCAGGAGGAACCCCTGGACACCCTGCACATGAGCGTGGACGCCCCGGTGCAGTTCTCGGCCCTGGCCTTCGTGCCCCCGCGCAGCCAGGACACCTTCGGCTTCGATCGCGAGAACTACGGACTGGACCTTTACGTGCGCCGCGTGCTGATCCAGAGCAAGAACAAGGACCTCATCCCGGAATATCTCGGCTTCATGCGCGGCGTGGTCGACACCGAGGACCTGCCGCTGAACATCTCGCGCGAGACCCTGCAGGAAAACCTGCTCATCCGCAAAATCGCCACCACCCTGACCAAGCAGATCCTTTCGCACCTGAAAAAACTCGGGCAGGACAAGGACCGCTACGTCAAGTTCTGGAACGAGCACGCCAAACGCTTCAAGCTCGGATATGCAGACTTCGCCAACCAGGAGGCCTTCGGCGAACTGCTCCGCTTCAACTCCTCGCGCCATGAGGACAAGGACGGGCTCATTTCCCTGGAAGAATACATCGAGGCGGCCAAGGAAGGTCAGAAGGAAATCTACTACATCTCCGGCCCCAGCCGCGAAGCCATCGAACAGAATCCGCACCTGGAGATCTTCCGCGCCAAGGGCCTGGAAGTACTCTACCTGTACGAGCCCGTGGACGAGTTCGTCATGGACAGCCTGCGCAAATTCAAGGAGTTCGAGCTCAAGGCGACCGAAAACGCCGACATCACGAATATCGAAAAATACGCCGACAGCGCCGAGAAAAAGGACAAGCCCGAGGAACTCTCCAAAGAGGAATCCCAGGACATGGACCGCTTCCTCAAACGCGTGCAGGAAATCCTGGGCGACCGCATCACCGAGGCCCGCATCTCCAAGCGCCTGAGCCAGAGCCCTTCCTGCCTGGTCAGTCCGGACGGCTCCACATCCCAGATGCACAAGATCATGCAGCTGGTGACCAAGGACACCTCCATTCCCAAGAAGGTCTTCGAGATCAACCAGGATCACAAACTGGTGCGCAACCTGCTCTCGGTCTTCGCCAAGGACGAGAAGGACGAATTCGTGGCCACCGTGATCGAACAGCTCTACGAATCCGCCCTGCTCATGGACGGCTACCTGGCCGACCCGCACAAGATGGTCAACCGTCTGAACAAACTGATGGAAGACTCCAGCGCCTGGTACAAGGAGCGCGAAGAGAAATAA